One region of Solanum pennellii chromosome 6, SPENNV200 genomic DNA includes:
- the LOC107021391 gene encoding sm-like protein LSM2 produces MLFFSYFKDMVGREVTVELKNDLAIRGTLHSVDQYLNIKLENTRVVDEDKYPHMRSVRNCFIRGSVVRYVQLPPDGVDIELLHDATRREARGG; encoded by the exons ATG TTGTTTTTCTCATACTTCAAGGACATGGTGGGCAGAGAAGTGACAGTGGAACTGAAGAATGATTTGGCTATCCGAGGTACACTCCATTCAGTCGATCAGTATCTCAACATTAAGCTCGAAAACACAAGGGTCGTTGATGAAGACAAGTACCCTCACATG CGTTCGGTGAGGAACTGCTTCATCAGAGGATCAGTGGTGAGATACGTCCAGTTACCTCCAGACGGAGTCGACATAGAGCTGCTTCATGATGCTACGAGGAGAGAAGCTCGTGGTGGCTAA
- the LOC107023025 gene encoding uncharacterized protein LOC107023025, giving the protein MVFITCPSDKLEKSLVLCLLYQVILMEHSPDDPVCVIKVEVSCCTACQRKLRKIVLKISGVLDVCYDPRTKLATIRGNFNPLMLIEAIKKKGKKAELISYSKNPLSHNSRNSKEAANCHTKDYKGKAKVGDDTNCWNSSDDETCDDQDYYVSKKKYHKAEAYVAPQGVDPSICRDHYCKIHRRGGGMRDYVTQEERQKKYAMFMQMGGHPAGDMLPPYQYAHYGPDLDYGFYQPMSGLNDFTRTCTIM; this is encoded by the exons ATGGTATTCATTACATGTCCTA GTGACAAACTGGAGAAATCACTTGTTCTTTGTCTTCTTTATCAAGTCATCTTGATGGAACACAGTCCCGATGATcct gtCTGTGTGATAAAAGTTGAAGTCAGTTGTTGTACAGCATGCCAGAGAAAGTTGAGGAAAATTGTATTAAAGATAAGTG GTGTGTTGGACGTTTGTTATGATCCAAGAACAAAGTTGGCTACAATTAGAGGCAATTTTAATCCTTTGATGTTGATTGAAGCCATTAAGAAAAAGGGGAAGAAGGCTGAGCTGATATCTTATTCCAAGAATCCCCTTTCACATAATAGTAGAAACTCCAAAGAAGCAGCTAATTGCCATACCAAGGACTACAAGGGCAAAGCCAAAGTTGGTGATGACACAAATTGTTGGAATAGTAGTGATGATGAGACTTGCGATGATCAGGATTATTATGtgtcaaagaaaaaatatcataaagCTGAAGCTTATGTGGCCCCTCAAGGAGTTGATCCTAGCATCTGCAG GGATCACTACTGCAAGATACATAGAAGAGGTGGAGGCATGCGAGATTATGTTACTCAAGAAGAAAGACAGAAAAAGTATGCTATGTTTATGCAAATGGGAGGTCACCCTGCTGGAGACATGCTTCCTCCATATCAATATGCCCATTATGGTCCCGACCTGGATTATGGGTTTTATCAGCCCATGTCAGGGTTAAATGACTTCACTCGCACTTGCACCATTATGTAA